Proteins from a genomic interval of Mycobacterium conspicuum:
- a CDS encoding dipeptide ABC transporter ATP-binding protein, translated as MTALLEVTDLNVTFDTGDFAVSAVRGTTYHIDPGEVVAIVGESGSGKSTAAMAIIGLLPEYADVSGSVRLKGQELLGLSDQALSRIRGRSIGTIFQDPMSALTPVYTIGDQIAEAIRVHNPSVRRADARRRAVELLELVGIGQASARAKAFPHELSGGERQRVVIAIAIANDPDLLICDEPTTALDVTVQAQILDVLRTARDVTGAGVLIITHDLGVVSEFADRAMVMYAGRGVEIATVPDLYRDRRMPYTVGLLGSVPRLDAPQGTRLIPIPGAPPTMSSFSPGGCPFAPRCPLVIDECRSAEPDLVSVGEGHWAACIRTDDVAGRSAAEIFGVSTQPDAVDAAGSAELVLRVSDLSKTYPLTKGAVFRRRVGEVRAVDRISFTLEQGRTLGIVGESGSGKSTTLSQILELAKPQSGSIEILGFDVAALDRAARRRLRTEVQVVFQDPVASLDPRLPVFDIISEPLAANGFDRSRREERVGELLAIVGLDRADASRYPAEFSGGQKQRIGIARALALRPKILALDEPVSALDVSIQAGIINLLLDLQAQFGLSYLFVSHDLSVVKHLAHRVAVMYRGVIVEQGEGDQVFVDPQHEYTRRLLAAVPRARADG; from the coding sequence GTGACGGCGCTGCTAGAGGTGACGGATCTCAACGTCACCTTCGACACGGGTGACTTCGCGGTGTCGGCCGTGCGCGGCACCACGTACCACATCGATCCGGGCGAGGTCGTCGCCATCGTCGGCGAATCCGGTTCGGGCAAAAGCACTGCCGCGATGGCCATCATCGGGCTGTTGCCCGAATACGCCGACGTTTCGGGCTCGGTGCGGTTGAAAGGCCAAGAGCTGCTCGGGCTGTCCGACCAGGCGTTGTCTCGGATCCGCGGCAGGTCGATCGGCACCATATTCCAGGACCCGATGTCGGCGCTGACGCCCGTGTACACCATCGGCGACCAGATCGCCGAAGCCATTCGGGTGCACAACCCCTCCGTGCGCCGGGCGGATGCGCGCCGGCGCGCCGTCGAGCTGCTCGAGCTGGTCGGAATCGGGCAGGCTTCGGCCCGCGCCAAGGCTTTTCCGCACGAGCTGTCCGGCGGCGAGCGCCAACGGGTGGTGATCGCGATCGCGATCGCCAACGATCCCGACCTGCTGATCTGCGACGAACCGACGACCGCCTTGGACGTGACGGTGCAGGCCCAGATCCTCGATGTGCTGCGCACCGCGCGCGACGTCACCGGCGCGGGGGTGCTGATCATCACCCACGACCTGGGGGTGGTGTCGGAGTTCGCCGACCGGGCGATGGTCATGTACGCCGGGCGCGGCGTCGAAATCGCCACCGTGCCAGATCTTTACCGCGACCGGCGGATGCCCTATACCGTCGGCCTGTTGGGATCGGTGCCGCGCCTGGACGCGCCGCAGGGCACGCGGTTGATTCCGATCCCGGGCGCGCCGCCGACGATGTCGTCGTTCTCGCCGGGCGGGTGCCCGTTCGCCCCCCGCTGTCCGTTGGTGATCGATGAATGCCGTTCGGCGGAGCCCGATCTCGTCTCCGTTGGTGAGGGCCACTGGGCGGCATGCATCCGCACGGATGATGTGGCGGGACGCAGCGCAGCCGAAATCTTCGGTGTATCAACGCAACCGGACGCGGTCGATGCTGCGGGATCGGCCGAGCTGGTGCTGCGGGTGTCCGACCTTTCCAAGACCTACCCGCTGACCAAGGGCGCGGTGTTTCGCAGGCGCGTCGGCGAAGTGCGGGCGGTCGACCGGATCAGCTTCACCCTGGAGCAGGGCCGGACATTGGGCATCGTCGGGGAGTCCGGTTCGGGAAAATCCACCACGCTGAGCCAGATACTCGAGCTCGCCAAACCACAGTCCGGTTCCATCGAGATCCTCGGGTTTGACGTCGCCGCTCTCGACCGCGCCGCCCGGCGGCGGCTGCGCACCGAAGTGCAGGTGGTGTTCCAAGACCCCGTCGCCTCCTTGGATCCCCGCCTTCCGGTGTTCGACATCATCTCGGAACCGTTGGCCGCCAATGGGTTTGATCGATCGCGGCGCGAGGAGCGGGTCGGCGAGCTGTTGGCGATCGTCGGCCTGGACCGCGCCGACGCCAGCCGCTACCCCGCCGAGTTCTCGGGTGGACAAAAGCAGCGGATCGGCATCGCGCGGGCGCTGGCGCTGCGGCCGAAGATTCTCGCGCTCGATGAGCCGGTGTCGGCGCTCGACGTGTCGATTCAGGCGGGCATCATCAATCTGCTGCTGGATTTGCAGGCCCAGTTCGGATTGTCGTATCTGTTTGTGTCGCATGACCTTTCGGTGGTCAAGCACCTGGCGCACCGGGTGGCGGTGATGTACCGGGGCGTGATTGTCGAGCAGGGCGAGGGGGATCAGGTGTTCGTCGATCCGCAGCACGAGTACACGCGGCGACTGCTGGCCGCCGTTCCAAGGGCGCGGGCCGATGGCTAA
- a CDS encoding type II toxin-antitoxin system VapC family toxin, whose translation MLVVDASCLFEVVADTPRASQIAARLAADIDQAAPHVIDAEVFGVIRAQHLRGQLDATAAAQAVADLKDWPGERFGHRRLLERAWQLRDSVRGWDALYVALAESFDATLLTLDARLARAHGPTCRIDVLD comes from the coding sequence ATGCTGGTAGTTGACGCGTCGTGTCTGTTTGAGGTCGTCGCGGACACGCCGCGGGCAAGCCAGATCGCAGCCCGCCTCGCCGCAGACATCGACCAAGCCGCGCCGCACGTGATCGACGCCGAGGTTTTCGGTGTGATCCGCGCGCAGCACCTGCGCGGGCAGTTGGATGCAACGGCCGCCGCGCAGGCGGTCGCCGATCTGAAGGACTGGCCAGGCGAACGATTCGGGCACCGCAGACTGCTGGAGCGGGCGTGGCAACTGCGTGACTCAGTACGAGGATGGGATGCCTTGTACGTCGCGTTGGCGGAGTCGTTCGATGCGACACTGCTGACATTGGACGCGCGGCTCGCGCGCGCCCACGGGCCAACTTGCCGGATCGACGTACTCGATTAG
- a CDS encoding ABC transporter family substrate-binding protein: MANIVRLLALFVVVVIGGCSSGYEDLPDPHAARVGSTSDINPQDPATLRDGGDLRLALSSFPDNFNTFNIDGNTADTGDVISPTLPGAFKTQADGSLKLNTDYFTGAELTGTNPQVATFTINPKATWTDGSPLTWEDLKSLVDACSGRDKRFLIASKAGFDHVKSVTRGVDDRQAVVTFSEPYAEWQAMFAGGLQPRSMTANPEVFNKGQLEGPGPSAGPFVVSRIDRPAQRIVLTRNPRWWGRTPRLNSITFLVLDPSAVIPALRNKDIDAAGVGSLDDMVTAQRTAGIVIRRAPTPTWAHFTFNGAPGSIMADERMRLAICRGIDRRAIVNVVQHGLTNHPAPLNNHVYVAGQLGYQNNSAPADYNPSQAGRDLDAMGWKLNGSWRFKDGRPLVVRDVFFDAPSNRQVALVAQQNLAQIGVKLQLDPKSGNGFFSQYIAPGDFDITQFSWVGAAFPLSALPQIYASDGDSNFGKIGSPEIDAKINQTLSELNPDKARALANEVDAMLWQEGFNLPLFQSPGNRAVRRDLANYGAFGLADVDYTAIGFMR, from the coding sequence ATGGCTAACATCGTCCGGCTGCTGGCGCTTTTCGTTGTCGTCGTGATCGGCGGCTGCTCGAGCGGGTACGAGGACCTTCCGGATCCGCACGCAGCGCGCGTCGGCAGCACCAGCGACATCAATCCGCAGGACCCGGCGACCCTGCGCGACGGCGGCGACCTGCGGTTGGCGCTGTCGTCGTTCCCGGACAACTTCAACACCTTCAATATCGACGGCAACACCGCCGACACCGGAGACGTCATCTCGCCGACGCTCCCGGGGGCGTTCAAAACCCAGGCCGACGGGTCGCTGAAACTCAACACCGACTACTTCACGGGCGCCGAGCTGACCGGCACCAACCCGCAAGTCGCCACCTTCACCATCAATCCGAAGGCAACCTGGACCGACGGGTCCCCGCTCACCTGGGAGGACCTCAAGTCGCTGGTCGACGCGTGCAGTGGGCGCGACAAGCGATTCTTGATCGCCAGCAAAGCCGGTTTCGATCACGTGAAATCGGTGACCCGCGGCGTCGACGATCGTCAGGCTGTGGTGACCTTTTCCGAGCCGTACGCCGAGTGGCAAGCGATGTTCGCCGGCGGATTGCAGCCGCGCAGCATGACCGCGAATCCCGAGGTGTTCAACAAGGGGCAGCTCGAGGGGCCCGGACCGTCAGCCGGGCCGTTCGTCGTGTCGCGCATCGACCGGCCCGCTCAGCGGATCGTGCTCACCCGCAATCCGCGTTGGTGGGGCCGCACGCCGCGGCTGAACTCCATCACGTTTTTGGTTCTCGATCCGTCCGCCGTCATACCCGCCTTACGGAACAAGGACATTGACGCCGCCGGTGTGGGCTCCCTCGACGACATGGTCACCGCGCAGCGCACCGCCGGAATCGTGATCCGGCGCGCCCCGACGCCGACCTGGGCGCACTTCACCTTCAACGGCGCGCCCGGATCCATCATGGCCGACGAGCGGATGCGACTGGCGATTTGCCGCGGCATCGACCGCCGCGCCATCGTCAATGTCGTGCAGCACGGCTTGACCAATCACCCGGCGCCGCTGAACAACCACGTCTACGTCGCGGGTCAGCTGGGCTACCAAAACAACAGCGCGCCAGCCGATTACAACCCCTCGCAGGCGGGCCGTGACCTAGACGCGATGGGCTGGAAACTCAACGGATCATGGCGATTCAAGGATGGCCGGCCGCTGGTGGTTCGCGACGTCTTCTTCGATGCGCCATCGAACCGGCAGGTCGCTCTGGTCGCCCAGCAAAACCTGGCGCAGATCGGGGTGAAGCTTCAGCTGGATCCAAAGTCCGGCAACGGTTTCTTCAGTCAGTACATCGCCCCCGGCGACTTCGACATCACGCAATTCAGTTGGGTGGGTGCCGCTTTCCCGCTGTCGGCGTTGCCGCAGATTTACGCGTCCGACGGCGACAGCAATTTCGGCAAGATCGGGAGCCCCGAGATTGATGCCAAGATCAACCAGACGCTGTCCGAGCTGAATCCGGACAAGGCGCGGGCGCTAGCCAACGAGGTCGACGCGATGCTCTGGCAGGAGGGCTTCAACCTGCCGCTGTTCCAGTCGCCCGGGAACCGGGCGGTGCGCCGCGATCTGGCCAACTACGGCGCCTTTGGGCTGGCAGATGTGGATTACACGGCTATCGGGTTCATGCGGTAG
- a CDS encoding Rrf2 family transcriptional regulator, which translates to MRMSAKAEYAVRAMVQLATAPAGTLVKTDDLAHAQGIPAQFLVDILTNLRTDRLVRSHRGREGGYELARAATEISIADVLRCIDGPLASVRDIGLGDLPYSGPTAALSDVWRALRASMRSVLEETTLADVASGALPKHVAQLAGDYQDQESVRHGPPRATD; encoded by the coding sequence ATGCGGATGTCGGCCAAGGCGGAGTACGCCGTGCGGGCGATGGTCCAGCTCGCCACGGCTCCGGCCGGCACCTTGGTCAAGACCGACGACCTGGCGCACGCCCAGGGCATCCCGGCGCAGTTTCTCGTCGACATCCTGACCAACCTGCGCACCGATCGCCTGGTCAGAAGCCACCGCGGCCGCGAGGGCGGCTACGAGCTGGCCCGCGCGGCGACCGAGATCAGCATCGCCGACGTGCTCCGCTGCATCGATGGGCCGCTGGCCAGCGTCCGCGACATCGGGCTCGGCGACCTGCCGTATTCCGGGCCCACCGCGGCCCTGAGCGACGTGTGGCGGGCGCTGCGCGCCAGCATGCGGTCGGTGCTGGAGGAAACGACCCTGGCCGACGTCGCCTCCGGCGCGCTGCCCAAGCATGTCGCCCAGCTCGCCGGTGACTATCAGGACCAGGAGAGCGTGCGCCACGGCCCGCCCCGCGCCACCGACTAG
- the cysC gene encoding adenylyl-sulfate kinase, with amino-acid sequence MATSTTLLRLATAGSVDDGKSTLIGRLLYDSKAVMDDQWAAVERTSKDRGHDYTDLALVTDGLRAEREQGITIDVAYRYFATPKRKFIIADTPGHIQYTRNMVTGASTAQLVIVLVDARAGLLEQSRRHAFLASLLGIRHIVLAVNKMDLIGWDRERFESIRDEFHAFAARLEVHDVTSIPMSALHGDNVVTKSDNSPWYDGPALLSHLEEVYIGGDRNLVDVRFPVQYVIRPHTHEHQDHRSYAGTVAGGVMRPGDEVVVLPVGKTTTITAIDGPNGPVTEAFPPMAVSISLADDIDISRGDMIARSNNQPRVVQDFDATACWMADGTALEPGREYIIKHTTRTTRARITGLDYRLDVNTLHRDKTATALKLNELGRISLRTQVPLLLDGYTRNASTGSFILIDPDTNGTVAAGMVLRGVSPYAASPNTVRHQSLVTAKDRASRGRTVWLTGLSGSGKSSVAMLVEQKLLEKGVPAYVLDGDNLRHGLNADLGFSMADRAENLRRLAHVATLLAESGQVVLVPAISPLEEHRALARKVHADAGFDFVEVFCDTPLGQCEKRDPKGLYAKARAGEITHFTGIDSPYQRPKNPDLRLTPDHTLEEQAQLIIDLVQSRH; translated from the coding sequence ATGGCCACCTCAACCACGCTGCTGCGCCTCGCAACCGCCGGCTCCGTCGACGACGGCAAGTCCACACTCATCGGGCGCCTGCTGTATGACTCCAAGGCCGTCATGGACGACCAGTGGGCGGCGGTGGAGCGGACGTCCAAGGATCGCGGCCACGACTACACCGACCTGGCGCTGGTCACCGACGGCCTGCGCGCGGAGCGGGAACAGGGCATCACGATCGACGTCGCCTACCGCTACTTCGCCACGCCCAAGCGGAAATTCATCATCGCCGACACCCCGGGCCACATCCAGTACACCCGCAACATGGTGACCGGCGCGTCCACCGCTCAGCTGGTGATCGTGCTCGTCGATGCCCGGGCGGGCTTGCTGGAGCAGTCGCGCCGGCACGCATTCCTCGCATCGCTGCTGGGCATTCGCCACATCGTGCTCGCGGTCAACAAGATGGACCTGATCGGTTGGGACAGAGAACGATTCGAGTCCATCCGGGACGAATTCCACGCCTTCGCCGCCCGCCTGGAGGTGCACGACGTCACCTCCATCCCGATGTCCGCGCTGCACGGCGACAACGTGGTGACCAAGTCGGACAACTCGCCCTGGTATGACGGGCCGGCGCTGCTGTCGCACCTCGAAGAGGTCTACATCGGCGGCGACCGCAACCTGGTCGACGTGCGGTTCCCGGTGCAGTACGTCATCCGGCCCCACACCCACGAGCACCAGGATCACCGCAGCTATGCCGGCACCGTCGCCGGTGGCGTGATGCGCCCGGGCGACGAGGTGGTCGTGTTGCCCGTCGGCAAGACCACCACGATCACCGCGATCGACGGACCGAACGGCCCAGTGACAGAAGCGTTTCCACCGATGGCCGTGTCGATCAGCCTGGCCGACGATATCGACATCTCGCGCGGGGACATGATCGCGCGCAGCAACAACCAGCCCAGGGTGGTGCAGGACTTCGACGCGACCGCGTGCTGGATGGCCGACGGCACCGCCCTGGAGCCCGGCCGCGAGTACATCATCAAACACACCACCCGGACCACCCGCGCACGGATCACCGGGCTGGATTACCGGCTCGACGTCAACACCTTGCACCGCGACAAGACCGCAACGGCGTTGAAGCTCAACGAACTCGGCCGCATTTCGCTGCGCACCCAGGTGCCGCTGCTGCTCGATGGGTACACCCGCAACGCCAGCACCGGCTCGTTCATCCTCATCGACCCGGACACCAACGGCACGGTGGCGGCGGGCATGGTGCTGCGCGGCGTTTCGCCGTATGCGGCGAGCCCGAACACGGTGCGCCACCAGTCGCTGGTGACCGCGAAGGACCGGGCGTCCCGGGGGAGAACGGTGTGGCTCACCGGGCTCTCGGGTTCGGGCAAGTCCTCGGTGGCCATGCTGGTCGAACAGAAGTTGCTCGAAAAGGGCGTGCCCGCTTACGTTCTCGACGGCGACAACCTGCGGCACGGCCTCAACGCCGACCTAGGTTTTTCTATGGCCGACCGGGCCGAGAACCTGCGCCGGCTGGCGCACGTGGCGACGTTGCTCGCCGAGTCGGGACAAGTCGTGCTGGTGCCGGCGATCAGTCCCCTCGAAGAGCACCGCGCGCTGGCTCGTAAAGTCCACGCCGACGCGGGATTTGACTTCGTCGAGGTGTTCTGCGACACCCCGCTGGGGCAGTGCGAGAAGCGCGATCCCAAGGGGCTCTACGCCAAAGCGCGCGCCGGTGAGATCACGCACTTCACCGGGATCGACAGCCCGTATCAGCGGCCGAAGAATCCGGACCTGCGGCTCACCCCGGACCACACCCTCGAGGAGCAGGCGCAGCTCATCATCGACCTGGTGCAGTCGCGACACTGA
- a CDS encoding PaaI family thioesterase, with product MTQPSGLAVIAEFLRHSPFVVKLGIVADQLADDEVRLRLPWDPSNTTVGDMVHGGAIATLADVTVMAAAWCGAEAPPEFRGVTVSMTVDFMAPARATDVIGVGRALRRGRSLVNCEAEIVDPAGRLLAKALATYKLG from the coding sequence ATGACACAGCCTTCCGGTCTCGCAGTCATCGCGGAATTCCTGCGGCACTCGCCGTTCGTCGTCAAGCTCGGGATAGTCGCCGATCAACTCGCTGACGACGAGGTCAGGCTGCGGCTGCCATGGGACCCGTCCAACACCACCGTCGGCGACATGGTCCATGGCGGCGCCATCGCGACGCTCGCCGATGTGACCGTCATGGCGGCGGCCTGGTGTGGTGCGGAGGCGCCCCCCGAGTTCAGGGGCGTGACGGTGTCGATGACCGTGGACTTCATGGCGCCGGCCCGGGCGACCGATGTGATCGGCGTGGGCAGGGCGCTGCGGCGGGGGCGGTCGCTGGTCAACTGCGAGGCCGAGATCGTGGACCCGGCCGGGCGCCTGCTGGCCAAGGCGCTGGCCACCTACAAGCTGGGGTGA
- a CDS encoding FitA-like ribbon-helix-helix domain-containing protein, translated as MPKTIQIREIDDEVYAALVRRAAEEGISVPELLRREAVRLASRPSVAQWLARTGRRRSTVSTAEVLATLDEWRGEWPHAGS; from the coding sequence ATGCCCAAAACGATTCAGATCAGGGAGATCGACGACGAGGTGTACGCGGCGTTAGTTCGTCGAGCGGCCGAAGAGGGCATCTCGGTGCCGGAGTTGCTGCGGCGAGAGGCGGTTCGGTTGGCGTCCCGACCGTCGGTCGCCCAGTGGCTGGCGCGGACCGGTCGCCGACGCTCGACCGTGTCCACCGCCGAGGTGCTCGCGACGCTGGACGAGTGGCGGGGCGAGTGGCCACATGCTGGTAGTTGA
- a CDS encoding ABC transporter permease, translating to MTVAEPARSSVDPAAFTSRRNLLLRRFVRNKPAVVAVVLLVVGFVGCYALPALLPYDYNHLDYGALLQPPSSRHWFGTNALGQDLLARTLRGMQKSMLIGVCVALISTSIAATVGSVAGYFGGWRDRALMWLVDLLLVVPSFLLIVIVTPRTRGSGSILWLIVLLAAFGWMVSSRMVRGLTMSLREREFVRAARYMGVPSRRIIVQHIVPNVASILIIDATLNVGFAILAETGLSFLGFGVQPPDVSLGTLIADGTPSATTFPWVFLFPAGALVLIVLCANLAGDGLRDAFDPRSKPRRRQVTKRELK from the coding sequence GTGACGGTTGCGGAGCCCGCCCGGTCCAGCGTCGACCCGGCCGCCTTCACGTCGCGACGAAACCTGTTGCTACGCAGGTTCGTTCGCAACAAGCCAGCGGTGGTGGCGGTGGTGCTGCTGGTTGTCGGCTTTGTCGGCTGCTACGCGTTGCCGGCGCTGCTCCCCTACGACTACAACCACCTCGACTACGGCGCGCTGCTGCAGCCCCCGTCGTCGCGACATTGGTTCGGCACCAACGCGCTCGGCCAGGACCTGTTGGCCCGGACCCTGCGCGGCATGCAGAAGTCGATGCTGATCGGGGTCTGTGTGGCGCTGATCTCGACCAGCATCGCCGCCACCGTCGGATCGGTCGCGGGCTACTTCGGCGGTTGGCGCGATAGGGCACTGATGTGGCTGGTGGACCTGCTGCTGGTGGTGCCGAGCTTCTTGCTGATCGTCATCGTCACGCCCCGCACCAGGGGGTCGGGCAGCATCCTGTGGCTCATCGTGCTGCTCGCGGCGTTCGGCTGGATGGTCAGCTCCCGAATGGTGCGCGGCTTGACCATGAGCCTGCGCGAGCGCGAATTCGTCCGTGCGGCAAGGTATATGGGGGTACCCAGCCGTCGCATCATCGTGCAGCACATCGTGCCCAATGTCGCGTCGATCCTTATCATCGACGCGACGCTCAACGTCGGATTCGCGATCCTGGCCGAAACCGGTTTGAGCTTTTTGGGATTCGGTGTTCAGCCGCCCGACGTGTCGTTGGGGACGCTGATCGCCGACGGCACTCCGTCGGCGACCACGTTCCCGTGGGTCTTCCTGTTCCCGGCCGGCGCGCTGGTGCTGATCGTGTTGTGCGCCAACCTCGCCGGTGACGGGCTGCGCGACGCGTTCGACCCGCGCAGCAAGCCGCGCCGCCGTCAGGTCACGAAGCGTGAGCTCAAGTGA
- a CDS encoding VOC family protein produces the protein MSISFNHTIVAARDKRESAEFLADLFGLPSPKPFGHFMVVALDHDASLDYADVAEGEEIRRQHYAFLVSEEEFDAIYDKIKSRGLPHWADPGAKRPGEINRRDGGRGVYFPDPSGHGMEILTRPYGSGSG, from the coding sequence ATGAGTATCAGTTTCAACCACACCATTGTCGCGGCACGCGACAAGCGGGAGTCCGCGGAGTTCCTCGCCGACCTCTTCGGGTTGCCGAGCCCGAAGCCGTTCGGCCACTTCATGGTTGTCGCGCTCGATCACGACGCCAGCCTCGACTATGCCGATGTCGCCGAGGGCGAGGAGATCCGGCGGCAGCACTATGCGTTTTTGGTCTCCGAGGAGGAGTTCGACGCGATCTACGACAAGATCAAGTCGCGCGGCCTGCCGCACTGGGCGGACCCGGGCGCCAAGCGGCCGGGCGAGATCAACCGCCGCGACGGCGGCCGCGGGGTGTATTTCCCGGATCCGTCCGGGCACGGCATGGAGATCCTCACTCGGCCCTACGGCTCGGGCTCGGGCTAG
- a CDS encoding ABC transporter permease, with the protein MIRFLARRFLNYLVLLVLASFLTFCLASLTFHPLDSYVQRHPTPTKELIHAKAVALGLDKPIPIRYAKWVSGVAHGDFGTTVTGHPVSRELWHRIGISLRLVVTGSVLGTVIGVIVGAWGAIRQYRLSDRVITVLALITLSIPSFVLASMLILVALRLNTWTGVRVFLYTGETSPIPPGGVWDHFVDRVQHLILPTLTLALGAIASFSRYQRNAMLDVLGEDFIRTARAKGLTRRRALFKHGLRTALIPLATLFAYGLSGLVVGAIFVEKIFGWHGMGEWVILGISTQDTNVVAAITLFTASVILLAGLLSDVFYAVLDPRVRVT; encoded by the coding sequence ATGATCCGTTTCCTGGCCCGCCGGTTCCTCAACTACCTCGTGCTGCTGGTGCTGGCATCGTTTCTGACGTTTTGCCTGGCCTCGCTGACTTTTCACCCGTTGGACAGCTACGTCCAGCGGCACCCGACACCCACCAAGGAGCTGATTCACGCCAAGGCCGTTGCGCTTGGCTTGGACAAACCCATACCGATTCGGTACGCGAAATGGGTCAGCGGCGTCGCGCACGGCGACTTCGGCACGACGGTCACCGGTCACCCGGTGTCGCGGGAGCTGTGGCACCGGATCGGGATCAGCCTGCGGCTGGTGGTGACCGGCTCGGTGCTGGGCACCGTCATCGGCGTCATCGTGGGGGCCTGGGGGGCCATCCGGCAGTACCGGCTCAGCGACCGCGTCATCACCGTGCTGGCGTTGATCACCCTGAGCATTCCGTCGTTCGTGCTGGCCAGCATGCTGATCCTGGTCGCGCTGCGGCTCAACACCTGGACCGGGGTCCGGGTGTTCCTCTACACCGGTGAGACCTCACCGATTCCGCCCGGCGGGGTGTGGGATCACTTTGTCGACCGCGTGCAGCACCTGATACTGCCGACGCTGACCTTGGCGCTGGGCGCGATCGCCAGCTTCAGCCGCTACCAGCGCAACGCCATGCTGGACGTGCTGGGCGAGGATTTCATCCGGACCGCGCGGGCCAAGGGCCTGACCCGGCGGCGTGCGCTGTTCAAACACGGCCTGCGCACGGCGCTTATTCCGCTGGCCACGCTGTTCGCCTACGGGCTGAGCGGGCTGGTGGTGGGCGCGATCTTCGTCGAGAAGATCTTCGGCTGGCACGGGATGGGCGAGTGGGTGATCTTGGGCATCTCCACGCAGGACACCAACGTCGTCGCGGCCATCACCCTGTTCACCGCGTCGGTGATCCTGCTCGCCGGGCTGTTGTCCGACGTGTTCTACGCGGTGCTGGATCCGAGGGTGCGGGTGACGTGA
- a CDS encoding beta-class carbonic anhydrase: MTVTEDYLANNVQYASNFSGPLPMPPSKHVAVVACMDARLDVYRMLGLNEGEAHVIRNAGGVITDDVIRSLAISQRLLGTREIILIHHSDCGMLTFTDDAFKRDIQDETGIKPPWAPEAFPDVEADVRQSLRRIENSPFVTKHVSLRGFYFDVATGKLVEVTL; encoded by the coding sequence GTGACGGTTACCGAGGACTACCTGGCCAACAACGTCCAATACGCGAGCAACTTCAGCGGGCCACTACCCATGCCGCCGAGCAAGCACGTCGCGGTCGTCGCGTGCATGGACGCCCGGCTCGATGTCTACCGCATGCTCGGCCTCAACGAGGGCGAGGCGCACGTCATCCGCAACGCCGGCGGGGTGATCACCGACGACGTGATCCGTTCGCTGGCCATCAGCCAGCGCCTGCTGGGCACGCGGGAGATCATCCTGATCCACCACAGCGACTGCGGAATGCTGACTTTCACCGACGACGCCTTCAAGCGCGACATCCAGGACGAGACCGGCATCAAGCCGCCGTGGGCGCCCGAGGCGTTCCCCGACGTCGAGGCCGACGTGCGGCAGTCGCTGCGCCGCATCGAGAACAGCCCGTTCGTCACCAAGCATGTGTCGTTGCGCGGCTTCTACTTCGACGTCGCCACCGGCAAGCTCGTCGAGGTCACCCTCTAA